In Ignisphaera sp., the sequence CATGTGGATGGGGGCTTCATAGTCACGGATTATGGATCTGGAGGTTACGGTGGTTTTGTAAGAAGGGTTAGATATGATGGGGAAACTGTTTGGAACATACCATTGAATAACGCAGCAAAGATCTCTAGAATATTTGGCTCTACAGCAAGTGGCATACACACAAATTCTTTTGGAGGCGATTTTCTAGTGGCCCAAAATGCTGATTTGGGTGTAATATATGAACTTGATGCTGATGGTGAGATTGTTTGGAAATGCCCAAAAAGCGGAAACACCACAAATTCTATTTGGTTATTTAAGCCACATAGCGCTTTTAGAATGGGCCTTGCTGAAGCAGGAGGAAATCTCACCGTTGTTGGATTAGAGGCAGGTGGTGGAATAGTTGCTATAGACTATAACTGTAGGCCTAGGTGGGGAATAACATCAGCGTACTCCCACATACCATCACCTCATTACACACCATCTAGTTACGGACTCTTAGAAACAACGCATGTTTTCCCAACACTTTGGGGATCTATTGGTGCTGTTGATTGGAGAGGTTATGCTGGTTCCCAGGTAATAGAAGTAGTTGAAATACCTAAAAAACCTTTGACATGGATTCTGGCACTAGGTATAGATCCTGGAAATGGGGTTTGGCTTGATCCACCACTCGAAATCTTAGATAGAGAGTTTATAGCTATGGATATAGTTAACAATGGAGATGCAAAGATTAGATGGAGCTTATATGTCACAAGAAAGCCTGCACTTATAGAATTACCCAACAATTATTGGGTTTTACATAGTTCTGGAAATGTAGAGGAGCACTCTACACAATCAATCGAGCTAGATAATAAAAGAGCGTTGTATACCTTTGCTAGACTCAAGCTAGAGAAGGTTACTAGTGGAAAAGCCTCTGTCAGCATCTTTGTCGCTTGGCTTTAAACCTCTTCTGACAAACCTTAATTCAGTATAGCCACAATCTCTACAAATATACATCTCAAAAGTATCATAATTTTCAAGCAATTTCGTAAGCTCGTTTCTGATACTCTTAGGAATGGTGACCACTACTGCCATGGGCAAGGACTCTGGTAGTTTAAGTCTAAAAACGTCTATATTCTTTGAGCCACATTTTCGGCACTCCAAAGCATTCACCACACAATAAACTTTTATCGCTTTATAATTATAAATAATAAAATTTATTAAAATAATAGCATATACTTAATAGTGATATATATTGCCACATGATTTGAATATGCATAGAACCAATACAATAAAAAAGCTCTACCTTAGAATATCCGCACTTTCCTTTTCAAATAACCTCATATCACCGATCTTGCCATATCTGATAGTCTACTATGGTGGAGGTGCGACAGAGTCTGGCATATTCCAAGCATCCAACAATCTACTTGGTAATATAGGTCAGGTTATGTGGGGTAGAATAAGTGACTCAACTGGACGCCGAAGACTAATGCTCTTATTGGGAGCTTTGTCAACCATGATCATATCTATCACCTCCCTAATTTTGATAGGCATCTTCGGTTCTATGAATCCATATGAAATTATAGCCATATCAGCTATAGCAACATTTATAGGCTCAGCGTCAGCCCCAGTAATTGGGGATGTTATTAGCGATCTTGCTGAACAGTCTGATAGAGCCATAGTATATTCTATGCATTCGAATCTCTCAGCAGCATTCAGCATAGCTGGCAATATAGCAACAACAATAATGTTTCAATGTATGTCAAGCACTTTCTTAGCATTGCTTGTAATATTTCTCTTGGCACTTGCATTTGGATCTATATCAGTATTTGCAACATTATCTATATCTAGAAATATTATTGATAGAAACACTAATTGTGATTTGTGTCCATTTCGTAAACATGTTAGCCTTGGCATTGAAGAATTCGTAAAGAGCTTTAAAATCGCTTTATCTAATCCAAGATTCAAAGGCTTTGTATATGCAAACACCTTGTACAATTTCTCCATGTCAATGGCCTGGCCTTTATTTATATTGAGTCAGCGAGATGTCTTAAATCTCTCGCCTGCACAGATAACATCCCTCTCTATAGCATCCAATACCTAGCTGGAAGGTATGTTGGGAGAAGCAGATATAGGTTCTACACATTGTTAAATAGATTTGGCCTTGTTACCGTCCCCCTAGTTTATGCATTTTCAACTAGCTATGTACATCTACTTACGCTAAACATTTTCACGGGTTTTATTAGTGGTTTCACAAACATAATATTCCCTATGTACATAATAGAGTGTGCAAGAGAAGGAGATAGGGCAACATTTTTTGGGGTATACAACACATCTATTGGCTTAGCAAATTTTGTGGGTTCTATGGTGGGAGGTTTAGCCTCTAACTATCTCATCAATACCTTTGGGCTGATACAAGGCCTTAGAATATCATACATGATATCAACTATATTGAGGCTATTCTCAGCAGTTGTAACAGCTAGAATGAGGGAATATGTATATTAAGTTTACACCGATTTTATGAGTCCTTTCTGAATCAGGATTCTTGCAATTCTCTCTGCAACTCTCCTAGACCTAGTTTTTATGAACACCAAGTCACCAACCTCCTCAAACTCTAAATCACTATAAAAACGACTAACAATATCCATACTGCTTCTATCAGACGGAATCACATAGTAGCCCTTTGGATCTCTCCTTGCTAGAATCTCCTTGATTTGCTCATCGATGATTGTCATATCTTCACCTCCTCCACAAGCCTTTCTAACTCTTTTACTAGAGACTCTAGAGAGTCTTTATTGAACCACTCTCTATATGCATTCTCTACTTTTAGAGTTGCTGCAGCCACCCCTCTGAGAACAGATTCTATAGTGTTAAAGCCCTTCGCAATATAGTATGCCGTGACAGATAATAGGATGTCTCCTGCGCCAACCTCGTCAACAGAACTTATTGCTGGTGACTTAATGTATAGTATTTCATTATCTGCCACAATGTATAGACCTCTTTCATCCAAGCTGATAAGATAGGTTGTTTTTGTTGCTAAACTCCATTCCCTTACTTTGCTTAAAACATTTTTTAAGTCACTTGAGAAACAAAATTCTTTCACATTGCCATGTACAACATCTACTCTTCCAAGCTTCTCCTCAATACTATAATCCCAGATAAGCCTTAGTTCGCCATTAGCAACACTTCTTACCAAACCCTGAATATCAAGTGCTGTGACCTTGGGACTCCAAGACAATACATAATCTATTTCATTCAAATCTACCTCTCTGAGAATAGGCCCTAGGATAACCACATCGAATCTATAAATTTTTGCATAAGGCTCTAAATTTGATAGGCTTATCCTAGGACTTTCACCCTTAAAGCCAACAGCTTTGCCATCTCTAATGACAAATACTGGTGTGGAGCTATGGCCAGCTTCAATAACCTTTATTCCATGGGACTCTAGAACACCTTTCACGAGACCTTTGTAAGCCTCGCCAATGTTTGTAGCCACATAGACCTCTGCATCTAGATACTCTGCAAGTGCTCTACCACCATAGTATCCTGTCCCACCAACTCTAATCCTATCCCCAATTTCATCGATAGTTATATTGCCTACTATTAGAACCCTCAATAAAAACACCACTAGAAGTTTAAGGCTGAGATATACATCTCTTTTAAAATATCCTTGGAGGGCTCTATAGGAGATAACCTAAGACTATATGATAAGTATTTTGTGACTGTATCAACAATCTTATCTGCATCAGTTTCTGAGAATCCATATTGTCGAAGATTTTCATTGAATCCCATGGATTTGTGAAACCTTTTAACAGCATCAGCCGCCCTTTCAGCATGTTTCGGGTCTGGCTCAAGCTGTGGATCTATATATCTTAGTATTCTATGTAATGTTTCTGGAGATGCCTGATATAGATACTTGATTGCCGCTGGTCCAAGCATTGAGAGGCCTGCTCCATGCGGAAGAGAGGTGTTGATACCACTTAAAACATTCTCGACAGCATGTATTACATGCGCTCTGCTATTGTCTATAGCTATACCTGCTAACATGGATGAATATAGGAGCCAGTATCTGGCCTCTACATCACCAAGATTTTCAATTGCCTTTGGAAGCCAGTAAACAATGTTCTTAACAGCTTCTTCAGCAATTGCTACAACATATGGCGAGGAATCAACGCCACATGAAGCCTCTAATGCATGGTAAAAAGCATCGAATGCTGTGTAGATCGTTTGGCTTTTCGGCAATGTAACAAGGTACCTAGGGTCATCAAAAGATGCTACAGGGTACATATAATCTGATGCAAGACCATATTTTGTTCTCGGATTCTCTAAAGTGACCACGGCATATCTATTAACCTCAGAGCCTGTCCCATGTGTTAAATTCACAGCCAAAACAGGTATAGATCCACATGGCTCTCTATAACCCTTAAAATAGTCCTCTACAAGTCCACCACAATGGGAGACAACTGAAACCACTTTTGCAGTATCTATAACGCTTCCACCACCTATAGCCACAATAGCCTCTGCACCAAATCTCCAGACCCTTTCGGAAACACTATTTATCATAGATGCAAATGGATTTGGTGTAACACCATCGAAAACCTCATATGGTATTCCAAGAGACTTCAAAGCATTTTCAACATTCGCAAGAGCCCCGCTAACCCTGGCAGCAGACATGCTTGTAATCACATAGACTCTTCTAAACCTCTTCAAAAAATCTTCAATGCTATTAGCAATACCAACTCCAAAATGTAGTAATGTCTTTGAAGCTCTAATTTTAAAGCTCTTCAAATTACCCAAAGATTTTCACCGAAGAAGACGTATTTAAAAGAGTTTTTATTTCTAAACCTAATAAGCGCAGGATTAAATTGTTGACGGTAGCAACAGTATGTTTGTCATTGTTGTTAAAAATGCTTTGACCAAGCATATTCCCCCTTACTATCATCCTGAAAATCCACTAAGAATGAGCATATTGCTACAAACCATTGAAAAACTCAGCATTTCTGCGGATTTTTGGGTCAATAAGTTTGATG encodes:
- a CDS encoding iron-containing alcohol dehydrogenase, encoding MGNLKSFKIRASKTLLHFGVGIANSIEDFLKRFRRVYVITSMSAARVSGALANVENALKSLGIPYEVFDGVTPNPFASMINSVSERVWRFGAEAIVAIGGGSVIDTAKVVSVVSHCGGLVEDYFKGYREPCGSIPVLAVNLTHGTGSEVNRYAVVTLENPRTKYGLASDYMYPVASFDDPRYLVTLPKSQTIYTAFDAFYHALEASCGVDSSPYVVAIAEEAVKNIVYWLPKAIENLGDVEARYWLLYSSMLAGIAIDNSRAHVIHAVENVLSGINTSLPHGAGLSMLGPAAIKYLYQASPETLHRILRYIDPQLEPDPKHAERAADAVKRFHKSMGFNENLRQYGFSETDADKIVDTVTKYLSYSLRLSPIEPSKDILKEMYISALNF
- a CDS encoding MFS transporter, whose translation is MLNRFGLVTVPLVYAFSTSYVHLLTLNIFTGFISGFTNIIFPMYIIECAREGDRATFFGVYNTSIGLANFVGSMVGGLASNYLINTFGLIQGLRISYMISTILRLFSAVVTARMREYVY
- a CDS encoding MFS transporter, with protein sequence MPHDLNMHRTNTIKKLYLRISALSFSNNLISPILPYLIVYYGGGATESGIFQASNNLLGNIGQVMWGRISDSTGRRRLMLLLGALSTMIISITSLILIGIFGSMNPYEIIAISAIATFIGSASAPVIGDVISDLAEQSDRAIVYSMHSNLSAAFSIAGNIATTIMFQCMSSTFLALLVIFLLALAFGSISVFATLSISRNIIDRNTNCDLCPFRKHVSLGIEEFVKSFKIALSNPRFKGFVYANTLYNFSMSMAWPLFILSQRDVLNLSPAQITSLSIASNT
- a CDS encoding PfkB family carbohydrate kinase — its product is MRVLIVGNITIDEIGDRIRVGGTGYYGGRALAEYLDAEVYVATNIGEAYKGLVKGVLESHGIKVIEAGHSSTPVFVIRDGKAVGFKGESPRISLSNLEPYAKIYRFDVVILGPILREVDLNEIDYVLSWSPKVTALDIQGLVRSVANGELRLIWDYSIEEKLGRVDVVHGNVKEFCFSSDLKNVLSKVREWSLATKTTYLISLDERGLYIVADNEILYIKSPAISSVDEVGAGDILLSVTAYYIAKGFNTIESVLRGVAAATLKVENAYREWFNKDSLESLVKELERLVEEVKI